One Takifugu rubripes chromosome 2, fTakRub1.2, whole genome shotgun sequence genomic region harbors:
- the gale gene encoding UDP-glucose 4-epimerase, whose amino-acid sequence MAEKVLVTGGAGYIGSHCVVELIESGYKPVVVDNLSNAVKGEADVPESIQRIEKLLNTSIEFHDLDLLDKAGLEKLFKKHSFGAVMHFAGLKAVGESVEQPLRYYRVNLTATINLLEVMQAHRVHNLVFSSSATVYGDPQYLPIDEQHPVGGCTNPYGKTKYFIEEIIKDHCKAEKDWNVVLLRYFNPIGAHASGQIGEDPQGIPNNLLPYVSQVAIGRRECLSVFGNDYDTVDGTGVRDYIHVVDLAKGHIAALRKLKESCGCKTYNLGTGKGYSVFQMVTAVEKASGRKVSYKVAPRRDGDVASCYADPRLAETELAWKAEFDLERMCEDLWRWQSKNPTGFSNGTAS is encoded by the exons ATGGCTGAGAAGGTGCTGGTCACAGGTGGAGCCGGCTACATTGGGAGTCACTGCGTGGTGGAGCTCATTGAATCCGGTTACAAACCAGTTGTGGTGGATAACCTGAGCAATGCCGTCAAAG GCGAGGCAGATGTGCCGGAGAGCATCCAGAGGATAGAGAAGCTTCTGAACACCAGCATTGAGTTCCATGACCTCGACCTTTTGGACAAAGCTGGCTTGGAAAAACTTTTCAAAAAG CATTCCTTCGGGGCAGTGATGCACTTCGCGGGCCTGAAGGCTGTCGGGGAGTCAGTGGAACAACCGTTGCGCTACTACAGAGTCAATCTTACTGCCACCATTAACCTCCTCGAG GTGATGCAGGCTCACAGAGTGCACAATTTGGTCTTCAGCAGCTCGGCCACGGTCTACGGAGACCCTCAGTACCTCCCCATCGACGAGCAGCACCCCGTCGGGGGCTGCACCAACCCCTATGGCAAGACCAAGTATTTTATTGAGGAGATCATCAAGGACCACTGCAAAGCCGAGAAG GACTGGAATGTGGTTCTGCTGCGATACTTCAACCCAATCGGCGCCCACGCCTCCGGCCAGATCGGAGAGGACCCTCAGGGAATCCCCAACAACCTGCTGCCATATGTCTCCCAG GTGGCGATCGGGAGGAGAGAGTGTCTGAGCGTGTTCGGGAACGACTATGACACGGTCGATGGGACAG GTGTGAGGGATTATATCCACGTTGTGGACCTGGCGAAGGGACACATCGCAGCTCTGAGGAAGTTAAAGGAGAGCTGTGGCTGTAAG ACTTATAATCTTGGAACGGGGAAGGGCTACTCTGTGTTCCAGATGGTAACAGCCGTGGAGAAGGCGTCAGGCAGAAAG gtttcGTACAAAGTCGCGCCGCGGCGGGACGGAGACGTGGCCTCGTGTTACGCTGACCCCCGTTTAGCTGAGACCGAGCTGGCCTGGAAAGCTGAATTTGACCTGGAAAGAATGT GTGAGGATCTGTGGCGCTGGCAGTCCAAGAACCCCACAGGATTCTCCAACGGGACAGCGTCCTGA